Proteins encoded within one genomic window of Oncorhynchus kisutch isolate 150728-3 unplaced genomic scaffold, Okis_V2 scaffold4043, whole genome shotgun sequence:
- the LOC116373417 gene encoding UPF0390 protein zgc136864-like yields the protein MAQGKQKFKAQPGGTKKPQKNKGPRKGGRTIAPKKVKVVQQQQLKKGLEVAIRNKIEEEVTHRASTKLHKRLSIVKGAEVKPTPSKGNNHPNHPAPSTSK from the exons ATGGCGCAAGGTAAACAGAAGTTCAAAGCGCAGCCCGGTGGAACTAAGAAACCTCAAAAAAACAAAGGTCCCAGAAAAGGAG GGAGGACGATCGCACCGAAGAAGGTTAAAGTGGTACAGCAACAGCAGTTGAAGAAG ggccTGGAGGTGGCGATCAGGAACAAGATAGAGGAAGAGGTGACTCACCGAGCCAGTACGAAACTCCACAAGAGACTGAGTATTGTGAAGGGGGCGGAGGTGAAACCAACCCCCTCTAAAGGAAACAACCATCCCAACCACCCTGCACCCAGCACCTCCAAATAA
- the mri1 gene encoding methylthioribose-1-phosphate isomerase, whose protein sequence is MTLEAIRYRAGSLQILNQLLLPQETVFDEVRTVQDGYEAIKSMKVRGAPAIAIVGCLSLAVELRAGAGGNDPVTFIRESLCHLTSARPTAVNMGRAARELMEFAENESMEKNPEQLTESVIGWIEEMLERDVNDNKKIGNYGAQHILSGVPRDSVTILTHCNTGSLATAGYGTALGVVRSLHALGRLKRMYCTETRPYNQGARLTAYEAVAEGFPATLITDSMAALTMREKSITAVVVGADRVVANGDTANKIGTYQLAIAAKHHGIPFYVAAPSTSCDLSLESGRHIVIEERPAEELTSINGVPIAAPGIDVWNPAFDVTPHQLITGGIITELGVFLPSELQAALTGRLTAL, encoded by the exons ATGACGCTCGAGGCGATCCGTTACCGGGCCGGGTCTCTGCAGATTCTTAACCAGCTGCTCCTACCGCAGGAGACTGTGTTCGACGAGGTCCGCACAGTGCAGGACGGTTATGAAGCGATCAAGTCCATGAAG GTACGGGGGGCACCTGCCATCGCCATTGTAGGCTGTCTGAGCCTGGCAGTGGAGCTGCGCGCAGGTGCCGGTGGCAACGACCCCGTGACCTTCATCCGGGAGTCTCTGTGTCACCTGACTTCTGCAAGACCCACGGCCGTCAATATGGGCCGGGCCGCCCGAGAACTGATGGAGTTTGCCGAGAACGAGAGCATGGAGAAAAACCCAGAACAACTCacagagag TGTGATTGGCTGGATCGAGGAGATGCTGGAGCGGGATGTCAATGACAACAAGAAGATCGGTAACTACGGAGCTCAGCACATCCTGTCTGGTGTTCCCCGAGACTCTGTCACTATCTTAACTCACTGCAACACCGGGTCTCTGGCCACGGCAGGATACGGCACCGCACTGG gtgtGGTGCGTTCCCTCCATGCTCTCGGCAGACTGAAGCGGATGTATTGTACAGAGACCAGACCCTATAACCAAGGGGCCAGACTGACAGCCTATGAGGCCGTGGCTGAAGGTTTCCCTGCTACTCTCATCACAGACAGCATGGCTGCACTCACCATGAGAGAGAAGAGCATCACAG CTGTTGTCGTAGGGGCGGACAGGGTGGTTGCTAACGGTGACACGGCCAACAAAATCGGCACGTACCAGCTGGCCATCGCCGCAAAGCACCATGGGATCCCGTTCTACGTGGCGGCGCCCAGCACGTCATGTGACCTGAGTCTGGAGAGCGGCCGACACATTGTCATCGAGGAGCGTCCCGCCGAGGAACTCACCAGCATCAACGGAGTACCCATCGCTGCCccgg gtatTGATGTGTGGAACCCGGCGTTTGACGTGACCCCCCACCAGCTGATAACGGGGGGCATCATCACAGAGCTGGGGGTGTTTCTGCCCTCGGAGCTGCAGGCAGCACTCACCGGCCGTCTCACTGCCCTGTAG